TGCAAGATTAGAACGTGTCATTcaaaaagaattaataaaacaatttagaaccactccccggcaacggcgccaaaatTTGATGGGCGTCGAAACCACCAAAAATAAATTcctgctttaaaataaaatttgcgaTAATGGTAAGCAGggtcgatcccacagagactggttaaatagattaattctatcgaatgaaataaattaaataaaaataaaatggggggttttgaattTAGaggaataaataaaatcaatttaaaagaagaatcaatttaaatttaaaagagagaATCAAGATGAGACACATTCAGTTAAAGGAATAATTTTAGTTCTAGTTTTTATGGGTTGATCACGGATACAAAATAATCTCGAATTAATTAGTAAACCAGTTATAGATATCGAAGACGCTTCAGGTATCCAAtcctttcttaattttaaactagttaAGAGACGCTCGTTAACTAGCCCTAACTCTTGGACAACCGTAGGAGACGCTCCtagaatttaatccaattattgcattaagaattaaaagaaCCTGATTCTAACTAACAAACGCGAGACGCTCGGttcatttaagttagattatatTATTCCTTAGGAAGGCCTTACGCAACCTAATTCACTACCTATTTCAGTTTAGTTAAACAATTGCGGATTTAACTAACCTGATTAGCAGTCTACCATTCTATCAATTGAGCAATGGCGCCTTAATGCAACAACCCACAGAATGATATTAAGCAATAAACAtaggaataatataaatactaataattgaaaaaactataaaattacaTCAATCTCACAACCCGTTTAACTGGAACTTTTAATTATCCTCTAACTGAAAGGAGAAATTTAGCCACACAAGTTCATGGCTAAAAAATAGGAGATGAAAGATAAGATGAGATGATCGATACATCAGAATGCCCCCCTTTTTATAGTGCTAAGAGTCCTAACCCAATATAAGGATCTAAAATCAAAATTGAGTACAGTTTGACAGATAAGAATTATCTGTTTGGTGGTTCCCGGATTTCAAGTCGGCTTTGTTTGTCAAGTATGCTTGTGCCCATAACGCAGTCCATAACACAGCTTATCTAGAGTATTCTTTTATGAATTTGATTGTGGCCACCTTTTATCTCAGAATGTGGGTTCCCAATTGGATTTTTCCTGTTATCCTCCAATCCTACCAAGATAACGAAATTTAAACAAATCAATCTGTTTTAAATGAAATCAAACTCAATGTCTAGATAATTTGTAATATTAAAGCTGTATAATTATGCATATTATCACATGCCTTTTGATACggaacaattaattttaaattttatggtaGACTTGAACCGGATCTAATTTTCATTACCGACGTCCGATAAATACTAACAATAGTTttttagaaagaaaattttgagataTACAACTTTCAAAAATGTTATCAAAACTGAAAGGCTATTGCAAAGTTCAAGACGAAAATATCATTATTTATGgatcaattttacattttaattattttttagatatttttataattttacatattaaaatttttttctattataaatagttttttcTGGGTGATTTGagatactttttaattttttaagaatttcaataaaaatttttttggtTTATAACCTCTCATTTTCGTTATTTCGTCTTAACAAAAtgttattgattaaaatttctgATAGAGTTTAATTAGTTCTATATCGCTTTTTTTTTTAGCAAATTGAATCTCCCTCTTTACTCGCTCTAGTTCCATTGTTTCTCCATGTCATGGTGAAATTCCACCCGAGTGCTTGCATCACAAACTTGTTTGAATTAGAATTGAaatgattattttaataaacATTTGCTAAAACAGCTAGTAGCATAAGGTagattcaaatttttaaatttgaaggtTCACAACAATCagctattttttattatttaaaataaagtaaagacAAAAATGGTAAAATTAGTACGCGTTGAGCATCTATCTTTTTCACCTGCTAAGAGATTGTAAGTTGAGTGTTTTATTCAAAATTCCTTAAATCTTCAATATAAGATTAATCCCCTAAAAAATGGTAAAATTAGTAAGTTTTAAGCATTTATGTTTTTCACTTGCTGAAAGATTGTAAGTTGGAGCATTTTATTCAACATTCCTCAAATACTCAATGGGAGAATTCCTCTAAAGAGATGATATATTCTCGTTGATTAGTTAATCAAATGTTTAGATGAATATCTTCTTCattagtattatttttattatttttgataatattgaGACAAAGACTACAATTAGTGCATTATAAAATATTTGGTAAACTAATTTTTGATATTGtatatttttatgttaaatatGCATGTCATTTACTTAATTTGTATGATTAAGATTGAATTTAcgagtttaaatttatatattcaacctgcaaaaaatatcaatttttttgtGGTTACATGTAAGTTTTATAAGAGAATCTGGTGTTCTTATACAAAAAGTAATATGCCACCAAGAAAATCTGCAAAAGATATAACAAGCTAGAATTTGCTttacaaaatattaaataaacttTTCCAAGGAAATCTTttaatttcatttctttttaaaGTAAATTTCCTTCTTTTCATCCTATGCATATGATTGTACTATTGATGAAAAAAATTGCAAAGTTTTAGTGattctattaatatattttatgctaTAAAAGAACATAATAAAAGTAAGGATCTTAAggatcatattaaaataatgaaatataattaaattagttattttcataaaataacttTAGTTTATCATATTGCtgcattttttaaaagaaaaaaaattatgcaaaGTATTATGTGTTCTCCACTTTCTTAAGTCCAAGTTTGGAATTAAGTTTTTGACAAAAAAGAATTTGTGATTACCCTccattagaaaatgaaaaatttttcatttattaggtGACAGCAGCTTCATATATATAACAGTTCATCAATATAGTGATCTACGCATAAAAAAATAGAAGTGATTATCTATGGCTCATAGATGAATTTAGCATTTATTATTCGTCCTTGTTGCTTCATTCACTTCTTTTAAGTTAAGCTTTTCCTTCATGCatggaaataaaaaataacgtTAAGACTATGCCAAGAAGATGATTTTTCAAATAACAACAATACCATTGTCAATACCAATGCTAATGTTAATACCAATACCAATGCCAATGTTAAGAAGAGCTGACATTttcaaaacaataaaataaagcacGAAGGAGCCGGCCAAGAACCTacaataaaacaaaattaagtCATAAATAACAAAATGCCAAAGTATCTAACTACAATAATTCACAGCACAAAGACACAAGAAGGAGTGTTGAAATATGCTTCTTCtattgtttaaaaaatatattgaatgattttagaaaaataatttaatatctaaaaatataataaggttcatattatttatgatttttgtAACACCCCAAATTTTTCGGGTAGTAAATAGTGTCATTCCGAGTAGCGAGTAGTGAGTGGTGCCATTTAggatatttttttcatatcttTTTACTTGTGAATATTAATAGCCaagagaaatttaaaattaaaataaattattttgctaAGTGAAAGAAAAACTTGAAATACAAATAGAGATATGgacttatttgatatttttattaaaaatgtgaATTGTAATTCTTCAAAGAGAAGAATTTCGACTTTGGTTAAAAATTAAGTTGAAAATAGAATTTTCATAGAAATAAACTAATAGaaatatatataagaaaataatagatgGGCAATATTGAGttaagtaaaataataataataataataataatccatttgtcccataatttttgtccatttaattttcacatatattaagaaatataaattttttattaactttttaattatatctatcttaaataaattaaattttattaaatacttagtaatattttaagagattttttgaaaataagacAAAACTAAATAGggttataatagtcaatttatatattattatagtttaaaaaaattgaggaaTAATTTTGAGACAACTAAAAAAAATatggataaaaattatgtaaCGGAGAGAGTAATAAATGGCAGTTGGATAAAAATTCACTCTCAaacaaagagagagagaaattaaAGGAAGAACTATTCATcctcttccttttctttctcctcttgaCTAACCCCTAAACTTTAAGAAGaaaaatttttcttcttttctccaaTCATCCTCCACTAAATTTCCACCATGGATGAACTTCTCTCAGTATCAAAGACTCTTTCTAAGCTAGAAatagaagaaagaaagagaaaagaatcAAGATTTTGAGTTGAAAAAGTATGTGAATCGTGATTTTTAGTGAGAGAAAATGGTTGGGTAATCGTAGAGATGTTTAATAAAGCTTATTTCCTCTTCCTTCTTGCATTCTATACCGTGgatttttgaattaataataattatttttaattttatttctctcCTTTGAGGATCAAGGAACCCTAGGATTTGAATCTTCCAAGGGCGAAGGTAAGGAGACTTGAAGAAGAATTGAACATTTTGAGCACATTTTGATTTGTAGGCAAGTAACTTAAGctttttaatctatttatagATTTATTTCTTAGATGTTATACATATGAGATTTATATTTTATGGGTTTGATTGCATTAAATTGAGGTTAATATGAGATTGTTGGGTTGCTAAATATTGTGAATAAATACTTGAATGAAATGAGAAAATATTCTTGGGCATCAATCTTTAGCGTGACTGAAATTAGTAGTAGAAATTAGTTAACGAGCGTCTCTTAACTagtttaaaatgtaagaaatgATTGGATACTTGAAACGTCTTCGAtatctataattaatttatcaataattaaattgagattattTTATATCTGTGGTCAACCAACAAAAactaaaactaaaattattccTTTAACTGAATGTTTCTCATCTTGATTCTAGTTAATATATTACAGTAAGCTTATCCTAGGCATCCTTGGCAGTGGCGCAACGAGTCATCTGATGAAGAATAGATTCAAAAACAGAATCATTGATCTAGCTACGAACGATCTAATCGTGATAGAACCAATCCATAAATGCAGGATTTGGTTTGCTAATGGGTAAAAAGCGATCTAGTGAAGTAACAATACCATTGATATGAGAAGCCAATCTGTATCCATGAAGAAGAggcatgatttgtgcatgccatAACAAATAATTAGCCGAAGTGAGTTTAATGGTGAGAAATTAAGTGACGTTTGGAATTTGAAGATTGGAAATAGATGATGTGGATCCAACAGTAGTTGAAACAAGAGATTGCTCAGTGTTAGCCATTGCTGTTACGAACAGAAGGAAGAACAAGATAAGAAAAAcgtaaaagaaaagagaagaatttGTTGTAAAGCCTTTACAACTCTGGTACCATATGGAGGTTTATGGTATCGAGAATTCTATAACTAGACCTACTCCACTGCGTCTGTTGGCTCTTGTTTTATGTGGGAATCAAGTTTCTCTAGTAAGTCGATGGGCATTGTCGTTTTTCTGAGACTTTTTGTGGAGTATCTGTAATATACTTGGGTCGATTTTTGATTGTTTTGGACTATAGCTAATCCTCCTGAAACTTATaacttaagacacatagcacccatATTAATAACCATACTGTGACAGTTTAGAACTGGGTAATCGAGTATCACATTGTATGTAAGCGAGATATCTACCACTCCGCATATTATTCCTGCTTACGCTTCTCATCATCCAGCACAGGGAAGAGGTTGATAATGCCCAATACTGCCATgattttatctcctaatcctactaaCGGATAAGAGACTTTAGTAAGATTATTTTTATCAAAgcctaatttattaaaaacatcTAAGGTAAGGAGATTAACGAAAATACCTGTATCCACGTGGCAAGAATTTGAAGGTGAGTAACGTGGTCCCACTTGAAAAAAGGAAGACCTAGACACCTTAACATTTAGTTCATCATAGAGACTCTCTCTCCCCTATATGGGTTGAGTCTTAACACAAAGTTACCGTTATCAGGTACAGTCCAGCATATTTCCATTACACCTGTAATCGCGGGATCACCGACCTATTAGCTGGCGATATCTCTTATCAAGCAACTGGCCATATTATTGCCGAATGATTAGAAagtgctatatttatctccatctttttacagtataaaaggagaaagatCATAGAGGCAAATATATGTTGTTCTCTTACATTATTAAaattctaaacaattcattACATTCGCCTTATCTTTCAATATGTTGACTTGAACATCAGAATGGCTgccgtgggcacccaccacctcaAGTTCTCTGCCTTGCAGGTTTAGCTAATCACAACATAACTCCATTCTGGCCACGTCTTCATTTTGATTTCAGCAATATTTATGctacattttaaaaaatgtcaataatcatattataaattaaatattaaactgAAATTGGCAAATCAAAATactgaaaaattataaataaaaaaaaaacttaaacttcttaaaaaagaaaaaatagaatgcTAAACACAAAGAAAGTCTTAAACTTTCGCTTTAATATAGATATATAGATGTACTTGATATGTTTAaagattcatttaaaaaaaatccattatataatattaatatttatattttatcaatgACATTCTCATATTCTTCACGCAAATAATTATTTAGGAattatatcatataaaaatataatataatacatataaaaaattaggattttcatataaaaaaaacattGCGTTTATCACAAGTTTACATTttcatgataaaaaaattattaaaaaaagacgAATAAGCTTTAACTCGTAACTCTTCTTTAAACCTGTGAGATCCTGAATCACCGTGAGTGGGAATTACGTAAAAAAAACTTTATAGAAAAACTATATAACAGAAATAGTAAtattggaaagaaaaaaaaaagggaaaattacttcttagtccctcaggtttaacgtaattaacacttctgtccctctattttggcgacccaacacttaagtccctcactttctcttccgtccaaattcgtagtccttccgtccatttaaaccgtttggtcaaagagtcaaaagtgagaggtgataattttttccagaaatacccttctcttaatgtgaaattccttttttctttttctctttcatgctttctcccgttgcagaagaagaagaagaagaagaagaagaagaagaagaagaagaagaagaagaagaggaagaagaagaagaagaagaggaagaagaagaagaacaaggagaaagaagaagaagaagaagaagaacaaggagaaagaagaagaagaagaagaagaagaaggagaaagaagaagaagaagaagaagaagaaggagaaggagaaagaagaagaagaagaagaagaagaaaaagaaagaagaagaagaagaagaagaagaaaaagaagaataagaagttgcagaaaaaagggtaggaagaagaagaagaagaaaaaagaagaagaagaagaaaaaggagaaagaagaagaagaagaagaagttgcagaaaagggtaggaagaagaaggagaagaagaagaagaagaaggaggagaagaagaatgggtatttgggtttggatttagtgagggttaattttgtcaatttacgtgtcccaaacggctattttggacggaaggactgcgaatttggacggaagagaaagtgagggacttaagtgttgggtcgccaaaatagagggacagaagtgttaattacgttaaacctcagggactaaaaagtaatttttccaaaaaaaaagacAAGTACTAATATTAATAcgtaattcaaatttttattaatgctTCCCATGCAGATGGAAAGAGAGAGACAAAAAGGAATGATGTAAAACCACGAATTCAACCCTAAGTAAATAATCGGATGTAAACGGTACAAATAGGACGCTTGAGGAATATGCTGATCACCATCATCCGATCCAGTTCACCAAAAAGTTGAAACCCCATAACCCCCTGTGTGCATGGTCATCTCACAAAGCAAATATTGCAGCAGCTATGCCAACTCCGAGAAGCACCACATGATATTGCACAGGACTTACTGCTCTAGACGTATTCACAGTAGTAGAAACAACAGGATTCTCAGCTACAGGAGCCTCCTTCTTGGGCTTTAGTTTCTCTGGTGCTGGTCCTGGTGCAGGAGATGGAGGCTTAGAAGTGAAAATGTCCATAGGAAGCAGCAACTTGTCTACCCTGTAAATGGCTAGCTGGTTGTCTGTGTACACGGTGCCAGAAATGCTTGTATTGGTAAGTCCTGTAGTGATGTTCACTGAATTGGGATAAGTGGTGAAGTTGAGAGCTACCCGGCCGCCACTTCCAGCCTCTGTTCCTACTGGGTTAGTCACGGTCTGGAATTGGGAAGTTGATAGAAATGTAGGAATTACATGAAATTTCACCAACTCAGACTTCTGTTCATCGGTCAGGGAGTTGAGAGTGCCTGATTTAAGGTTCGAAAAAGCGCCGTCGGTTGGTGCAAAGATGGTCAGACCATTGTTTGAGTTGTTGAGGACAGTGAGTAAGTGGTTTTCCTCTTGGGTGGATTTTAAAAGGCGGATGAAGACTGTGAAGTGACCATCTTTTTCAAGAATTTTAGTGACGTTGGTGGGAGCAGGTACTGAAGCTGGCTGTGCTGGGGATGCAGCTGGTGTCTGTGATATGACTGGAGGAGGAGGGGATGCAGCCACCGGTCCCTGTGCTGGTGCAGCAGCCGGAGACTGAGATAATATTATAGTGCAATGAAGGAAAACAATTAGAAGTGAAAATAAGACGCAAGATTGTTGATTCATGTTTTCTAATGGAGCTGGAAACAAACAAAAAATGTACAAGGAAGTGAACTAACTCAAGCTAGCTAGTCTACTCGTGGAAGTGCAAGTGCTTGATGTGTAAAGAGAGGACAGAGAGGGGTTTATATGGAGATGGAGATAAAATCAAATTCAGTGTATTGTGCAATTTTGGTTACAAACACTAATGATAGTTGGTAGTACCTTATCTCAACTTCAGAAGGTAAAAGGCATCCATGGAGAGACAGAGATATGCTACTGTTGCAACAACTAGTTTTCTTGGAAATTCagggaaagagagagagagagagagagagagagagagaggagattTTCAAGTGGTTAATTGGCATATAAAGATTGTGCATGATCGCTAGATGATAAGAGCCTTGTCATGTTTCGATCAGGAAGGATAGCTTTATCAATGAGCGTGAATCCTAACTGACGTTTCAGCTAAAGAAAGTGCACGATTCACAtcatttgatcaagtctcaatCCAATCCCTCGTACTATGTGATGAGTAAAAACACATGTAATTAACACTCAGTTCTCTTTCTTCCAAATAAGCACAATTAATTAACCATACTAAAGCACTAAATCAAAAAATTGGCCACCATACTTCTGCATACAAAGAAGCAAAAATCTCGCAGCagacattaaaaaaaatgaataaatttataaatgaatttatctgtttataaattatgaaattctgtgtaatttaatttataaatgaattataaattgatccttttttatttatataaatattatttataagttttttaaaCGAAAAACAACCTATTTACATTACAAATGAATTTgatacttatttatattttttgtttacATGTTCTCTTATTTACTAAAATTAGTAGTTGAAAAATTTGTATGAGcttgattttattaaattaattttagaacaAGACTGTTGAGTTATTTAATGATGCTAATAAATGCTTGATAGGGTGGGAGAACATCTTGATTATATTAATCTATAAATGCCAAAATTACGGGGGAACTAGTGAGTTttgattttctcttatttttgtgacaaatatttcttctttttcttttttgggttTAATGGGTTTTTAAGTGTTAGAacatactaaaattaaatttgtagtAAAGAATGGATccttttacttaaaaccaaaaTATTTGTGTAGAATAAATTGTCTTGGGTATggatcttaatttaaaattaatttatttggaattgatgaaaattttaatcgtgttaatataaataaattaattgacatgaataaaaatataatatttattttcttttgggtCTAAGAGTTTTCTTATTAATATGACTTGGTAAAAAAGTGATTGATTTTTCCTTACTGTTTTAGAATTTCAAGTTTAAAATTAGTTCGCGATTATTGATATGAAATGAAAATGACATGGTATTTTGTATTATTTGAAAGAAATtgtgatttaaatttaatatagaaTAAGAGTGTAGATAGAAGAGAGtaattttgaaattgaattattattatgatgttttgaatttattttatttgaaaatcacCAATTAGAATGCATGGAGAGTTTACCTATATACTTA
The genomic region above belongs to Manihot esculenta cultivar AM560-2 chromosome 3, M.esculenta_v8, whole genome shotgun sequence and contains:
- the LOC122723366 gene encoding fasciclin-like arabinogalactan protein 12, with protein sequence MNQQSCVLFSLLIVFLHCTIILSQSPAAAPAQGPVAASPPPPVISQTPAASPAQPASVPAPTNVTKILEKDGHFTVFIRLLKSTQEENHLLTVLNNSNNGLTIFAPTDGAFSNLKSGTLNSLTDEQKSELVKFHVIPTFLSTSQFQTVTNPVGTEAGSGGRVALNFTTYPNSVNITTGLTNTSISGTVYTDNQLAIYRVDKLLLPMDIFTSKPPSPAPGPAPEKLKPKKEAPVAENPVVSTTVNTSRAVSPVQYHVVLLGVGIAAAIFAL